GGTAATAAAGGAGTTTTCTTAAAGCTAAGAGTAACCCACCCCGTCCCTCCCTTAGCTTAAGGGAGGGGTTACTCTTAAGGGTAGCTATCCCCCTCCACCTCAAAACTCCCATCCATATGCACTAAAATATCAATGTCACCTTCTTCAGTTTTATAAACGGAGCTGCCTATTTGGGAAAGGCGGTTCATTACTTCGGGGGTAGGGTGGCCATAAGCATTAGCTCCCACCGATAAAACGGAAACGACAGGATCCAATATCCTCAAAAAATGCTCATTACTACTGGTATTGCTCCCATGATGATTCACAATCAACACATCCACAGGCCCGGTTAAATCGGCCGTATGAGTTTCTAAATCCACTGTTTCATTGCCTCCCCCTGTTAAATCACCTCCTGCAAATAATTTAAAAGATCCATATTCTAGAAGAAGCCCCAAACTTTTTTCGTTTTCGCTTTCTATTTCTATTTTTGTACCATCTTCAAAACTACCATCACTAACAATTGTGGTGATTACCAGATCATCCCGGGGTGTAAGCACAGACCCTGCAAGTAGGGCTTCTCTCTTTCCTTCCAAAAGACTTAGGTAGAGATAATCTAAATAAGAAGGATCCAAAGGATCAGTGCCGCGATCATAAACATGAATATCAAAACCAGCTTCTACTAACTCATCCACATTCCCCATGTGATCGGCATCAAAATGAGTGATGATAAGGGTGAGTGCAGTAATGCCATACTCTTCAAGAAGTGGAATGAGGGCTTCTGTTCCGGAATCGGAAGGGCCTGTATCGATGAGCAACGCTTCTTTATCAGCTGTGACAATCATCGTGCAATTTCCCTGGCCCACGTTGACAGCAATGATGTGCAAGTAGCTGGATAGAGAATTGTCCAATTCTGTGTGTCTAATCGAAGGTGTGAGGCTAGGAGTACAACTGATACATATAATGAATAGAAGAAATAATTTTTTCATGCCGACAGTGATGCAAATGAAATGCCATGGGCCATTTTATTTTTAGTCTATATTTTTTTGTAAAATGCTAATCGAGAGTCTCAGCATAGTCTCAAAATGAATCAG
This sequence is a window from bacterium. Protein-coding genes within it:
- a CDS encoding MBL fold metallo-hydrolase — encoded protein: MIVTADKEALLIDTGPSDSGTEALIPLLEEYGITALTLIITHFDADHMGNVDELVEAGFDIHVYDRGTDPLDPSYLDYLYLSLLEGKREALLAGSVLTPRDDLVITTIVSDGSFEDGTKIEIESENEKSLGLLLEYGSFKLFAGGDLTGGGNETVDLETHTADLTGPVDVLIVNHHGSNTSSNEHFLRILDPVVSVLSVGANAYGHPTPEVMNRLSQIGSSVYKTEEGDIDILVHMDGSFEVEGDSYP